From the Streptomyces syringium genome, one window contains:
- a CDS encoding NAD(P)H-binding protein has protein sequence MIVVTGATGNIGRELVDRLVAAGVGVRAVSRDPERAGLPAGVEVVRADLTGGAGPDGLFTGARALYLNIAATGLEAGGLIEAAAKAGVRRIVFNSSMSVTGTPADEEGFIARAHAAAERAIRDSGLEWTFVRGGMYATNALQWAEQIRTEGVVRGAYAEAVGSPVHEADLADIAAAALLDTTGAHLGQAYVVTGPAGLTIAEQVDAIGRALGRPEVRFEEVSFEEAVAAMERAGAPRVAAEDIIRYFGASVGQEAPVTDAVQQVTGHPARSFEQWARDHVADFR, from the coding sequence ATGATCGTGGTAACGGGAGCGACCGGGAACATCGGCCGCGAGCTGGTGGACCGGCTGGTGGCGGCAGGCGTCGGCGTACGGGCGGTGAGCCGTGACCCCGAGCGGGCGGGGCTGCCGGCGGGCGTCGAGGTGGTGCGGGCCGATCTGACCGGTGGGGCCGGGCCGGACGGGCTCTTCACGGGGGCGCGGGCGCTGTACCTCAACATCGCCGCCACGGGGCTGGAGGCGGGCGGCCTGATCGAGGCGGCGGCGAAGGCCGGAGTGCGGCGGATCGTCTTCAATTCCTCGATGTCCGTGACCGGTACGCCCGCCGACGAGGAGGGTTTCATCGCACGCGCCCACGCGGCGGCCGAGCGCGCGATCCGCGATTCGGGGCTGGAGTGGACCTTCGTGCGCGGCGGCATGTACGCCACGAACGCCTTGCAGTGGGCGGAGCAGATCCGTACGGAGGGAGTCGTGCGCGGTGCCTATGCGGAAGCCGTCGGATCCCCCGTGCACGAGGCGGACCTCGCGGACATCGCCGCCGCGGCCCTGCTGGACACGACGGGTGCGCACCTCGGCCAGGCCTATGTGGTGACCGGCCCGGCAGGCTTGACGATCGCGGAGCAGGTCGACGCCATCGGGCGGGCCCTCGGCCGCCCGGAGGTGCGTTTCGAGGAGGTCTCCTTCGAGGAGGCCGTCGCCGCCATGGAGCGGGCCGGTGCCCCGAGGGTCGCCGCCGAGGACATCATCCGGTATTTCGGGGCCTCGGTCGGCCAGGAGGCGCCGGTCACGGACGCCGTCCAGCAGGTGACGGGCCACCCCGCCCGTTCCTTCGAGCAGTGGGCGCGGGACCACGTGGCCGACTTCCGGTGA
- the cspE gene encoding transcription antiterminator/RNA stability regulator CspE yields MAKIQGQVKWFNESKGFDFITPADGSKDVFVHFSAIQGNGFKTLAEGQNVEFEIESGQKGPSAANVTAI; encoded by the coding sequence ATGGCGAAGATCCAGGGCCAGGTCAAGTGGTTCAACGAGTCGAAGGGGTTCGACTTCATCACCCCCGCCGACGGGTCCAAGGACGTCTTCGTCCACTTCTCGGCGATCCAGGGCAACGGCTTCAAGACACTCGCCGAGGGTCAGAACGTCGAGTTCGAGATCGAGAGCGGCCAGAAGGGCCCCTCCGCCGCGAACGTCACCGCGATCTGA
- a CDS encoding RNA recognition motif domain-containing protein gives MSKRLYVGNLSYQTTEGDLTALFQEAGSVQSVSIVTDRDTGRSKGFAFVEMSDTDAVRAVEQFNGTELNGRNLNVNEARPREERPGGRGGYGGGGGRRG, from the coding sequence GTGTCGAAGAGGCTTTACGTGGGCAACTTGAGCTATCAGACGACGGAGGGCGATCTGACCGCACTCTTCCAGGAGGCGGGCTCGGTGCAGAGCGTCAGCATCGTCACCGACCGCGACACGGGTCGCTCCAAGGGCTTCGCCTTCGTCGAGATGAGCGACACCGACGCGGTCAGGGCCGTCGAGCAGTTCAACGGCACGGAGCTCAACGGACGCAATCTCAACGTCAATGAGGCCCGGCCCCGTGAGGAGCGCCCGGGTGGTCGCGGCGGGTACGGCGGCGGTGGCGGCCGCCGCGGTTGA
- a CDS encoding DUF1876 domain-containing protein, with product MIFDAGALVFGPDEEGRGYGLICARSDIVAEVVVMQVAGWHVEVEFDEDETHTRAAALLRLRDDTELRGKGHATRNPADPDERRIGEELAGGRALMDIAQQLTAKGNAEAKTLR from the coding sequence GTGATCTTCGATGCGGGCGCGCTGGTGTTCGGTCCGGACGAGGAAGGAAGGGGATACGGGCTGATTTGCGCCCGGTCGGACATCGTCGCGGAGGTAGTGGTCATGCAGGTTGCGGGCTGGCATGTCGAGGTCGAGTTCGACGAGGACGAGACGCACACCCGGGCGGCAGCGCTGCTGCGGCTGCGGGACGACACGGAACTGCGGGGCAAGGGCCACGCCACGCGCAACCCCGCGGACCCGGACGAACGCCGGATCGGCGAGGAGCTCGCGGGCGGCCGCGCGCTGATGGACATCGCCCAGCAGCTCACGGCCAAGGGCAACGCGGAGGCGAAGACGTTGCGCTAG
- a CDS encoding bifunctional metallophosphatase/5'-nucleotidase, whose translation MPATPHATPPRKRLARRLTATAAALAATAGVLSAAAPAGADSAVAADSAQSGKQRHGRTVDVQLLSFNDLHGNLEAPQGSSGTVTETQPDGTKKVIPAGGVEYLANSLRTARKGHEYSITAAAGDMIGASPLMTGLFHDEPTIEALNKIKLDATSVGNHEFDEGRAELLRMQRGGCHPKEGCFEKGKKFRGADFPYLAANVTDEKTGKPILKPYTVWKHKGVKIGIIGLTLEGTPDVVTAEGVKGLKFRDEVETINKYAKELDRQGVKSIVTLIHEGGMPASGSYNYDCDTPGAGAGISGPIVEIAKKVTPKVDALVTGHTHQAYACTIPDPSGAPRTVTSAASFGRVYTDTTLTYDRRTKDIVRTSVKGPRATNHVVDREQPKAADMTRLIDRWKTLAAPVANKPVGYISGDINGRGSEAYEKPLGDLLTDAQLEALAPADKGGAQIAFMNPGGIRSDLAFKASGAEGDGVVTYGEAFTVQPFTNMMNVVDLTGAQVIAALQQQVSGPNEPQPKILQVSRGLTYTLDLTKQGADRVVASSVKLNGTAIDPGKTYRVAMNEFLAGGGDGFPAFKEGKNKLVGASDLDAFTSYLTARSSAASPLAPPKADRITVVK comes from the coding sequence ATGCCCGCGACGCCTCACGCGACGCCGCCACGGAAGCGCCTCGCCAGACGGCTGACCGCCACCGCGGCCGCGCTCGCCGCCACCGCCGGAGTGCTCTCCGCCGCCGCCCCGGCGGGCGCGGACAGCGCGGTGGCCGCCGACAGCGCGCAGAGCGGCAAGCAGCGCCACGGCCGCACGGTCGACGTGCAGCTGCTCTCCTTCAACGACCTGCACGGCAACCTGGAGGCCCCGCAGGGCTCCTCCGGCACCGTCACCGAGACGCAGCCCGACGGCACGAAGAAGGTCATACCGGCGGGCGGCGTCGAGTACCTCGCCAACTCGCTGCGCACGGCCCGCAAGGGCCACGAGTACTCGATCACCGCGGCCGCCGGCGACATGATCGGCGCGAGCCCGCTGATGACCGGCCTCTTCCACGACGAGCCGACCATCGAGGCGCTCAACAAGATCAAGCTGGACGCCACCTCGGTGGGCAACCACGAGTTCGACGAGGGCCGCGCCGAGCTGCTGCGCATGCAGCGCGGCGGCTGCCACCCCAAGGAGGGCTGCTTCGAGAAGGGCAAGAAGTTCCGCGGCGCGGACTTCCCCTACCTCGCGGCGAACGTCACCGACGAGAAGACCGGCAAGCCGATCCTGAAGCCCTACACGGTGTGGAAGCACAAGGGCGTGAAGATCGGCATCATCGGTCTCACCCTCGAGGGCACCCCCGACGTCGTGACGGCCGAGGGCGTCAAGGGCCTCAAGTTCCGCGACGAGGTCGAGACGATCAACAAGTACGCCAAGGAGCTCGACCGCCAGGGCGTGAAGTCCATCGTCACCCTCATCCACGAGGGCGGCATGCCGGCGTCCGGCTCGTACAACTACGACTGCGACACCCCGGGCGCGGGCGCGGGCATCTCCGGCCCCATCGTCGAGATCGCCAAGAAGGTGACCCCGAAGGTCGACGCCCTCGTCACCGGCCACACCCACCAGGCGTACGCCTGCACCATCCCCGACCCCTCGGGCGCGCCCCGCACGGTCACCTCGGCCGCCTCCTTCGGCCGGGTCTACACCGACACGACGCTGACCTACGACCGGCGGACGAAGGACATCGTCCGTACGAGCGTCAAGGGCCCCCGCGCCACGAACCACGTCGTGGACCGCGAGCAGCCCAAGGCCGCGGACATGACCCGGCTCATCGACCGCTGGAAGACCCTGGCGGCGCCGGTCGCCAACAAGCCGGTCGGCTACATCTCCGGTGACATCAACGGCCGCGGCTCGGAGGCGTACGAGAAGCCGCTCGGCGACCTGCTCACGGACGCCCAGCTGGAGGCGCTCGCCCCGGCCGACAAGGGCGGCGCGCAGATCGCGTTCATGAACCCCGGCGGCATCCGCTCGGACCTCGCCTTCAAGGCGTCCGGCGCCGAGGGCGACGGCGTCGTGACCTACGGCGAGGCGTTCACGGTCCAGCCGTTCACCAACATGATGAACGTCGTCGACCTCACCGGCGCGCAGGTCATCGCTGCCCTCCAGCAGCAGGTCAGCGGCCCGAACGAGCCGCAGCCGAAGATCTTGCAGGTGAGCCGGGGCCTGACCTACACGCTCGACCTCACCAAGCAGGGCGCGGACCGCGTCGTCGCGTCGTCGGTGAAGCTGAACGGCACCGCGATCGACCCGGGCAAGACGTACCGCGTCGCGATGAACGAGTTCCTCGCGGGCGGCGGCGACGGCTTCCCCGCGTTCAAGGAGGGCAAGAACAAGCTGGTGGGCGCGTCCGATCTCGACGCCTTCACGTCGTACCTGACCGCGCGCTCCTCGGCGGCCTCGCCCCTGGCCCCGCCGAAGGCGGACCGCATCACGGTCGTGAAGTGA